The Eleutherodactylus coqui strain aEleCoq1 chromosome 13, aEleCoq1.hap1, whole genome shotgun sequence genome includes a window with the following:
- the NPBWR2 gene encoding neuropeptides B/W receptor type 2, protein MENISLLSPPNVSCILGDVNAPMTNSDLPPDFYIILPIIYSVICVVGLTGNTAVIYVILKAPKMKTVTNLFILNLAIADDLFTLVLPINIAEILLHYWPFGVVLCKIILSIDLYNIFSSIFFLTVMSIDRYLVVLATVRSKRMPYRTYRAAKIISILVWVLVIVIVLPFTVFAGVYMDDMEFKSCGLNFPKPEKLWFKASRIYTLLLGFAIPVPTICILYMVMLYKLRNMRLNSNGKALDKAKKRVTIMVFVVVAVCLFCWTPFHLATIVSLTTDLQETSLVIGISYFITSLSYANSCLNPFLYAFLDDSFRKSIRKLLECRAT, encoded by the coding sequence ATGGAGAACATCTCCCTGCTGAGTCCTCCCAACGTATCGTGTATTCTTGGTGATGTTAATGCGCCTATGACTAACAGCGATCTACCCCCTGACTTCTACATCATTCTCCCCATCATCTACTCTGTGATTTGCGTGGTGGGGCTGACCGGGAACACTGCCGTCATCTATGTCATCCTCAAAGCCCCCAAGATGAAGACCGTCACCAATCTATTCATCCTGAACCTGGCGATTGCCGATGACTTGTTCACTCTTGTTCTTCCCATCAACATTGCAGAGATCCTGCTTCACTATTGGCCCTTTGGGGTCGTCCTCTGTAAAATCATCTTGTCCATCGATCTATACAACATCTTTTCGAGCATCTTCTTCTTGACTGTCATGAGTATAGACCGTTATCTAGTGGTCCTGGCTACTGTGAGGTCCAAGAGGATGCCTTATCGTACTTACCGAGCAGCAAAGATCATCAGCATTCTAGTTTGGGTCTTGGTGATTGTCATTGTGTTGCCTTTCACTGTCTTTGCTGGAGTTTACATGGATGACATGGAATTTAAGAGCTGTGGATTGAACTTTCCCAAACCTGAAAAGCTATGGTTTAAGGCAAGTCGTATCTATACCCTATTGCTAGGGTTTGCAATCCCGGTTCCCACCATCTGCATCTTGTACATGGTCATGTTGTACAAACTACGGAACATGAGGTTGAATTCCAATGGCAAAGCCTTGGATAAGGCCAAGAAGAGAGTCACCATTATGGTCTTTGTCGTAGTAGCGGTTTGCCTATTCTGTTGGACTCCTTTCCATTTGGCCACCATTGTTTCACTCACTACAGATTTGCAGGAGACCTCTTTGGTCATTGGGATCTCTTACTTTATTACTAGTCTGAGCTACGCCAACTCCTGCCTCAACCCATTTCTTTATGCTTTCCTAGATGACAGCTTTAGGAAAAGCATTCGAAAACTTCTGGAATGCCGAGCCACTTGA